One genomic segment of Corallococcus silvisoli includes these proteins:
- a CDS encoding acetyl-CoA carboxylase carboxyltransferase subunit alpha has translation MATGIGYALDFERPLIELEKKIEELKVLSTSGSVDFSSEISKLEKKAKKLQTEIFSDLSRWQVVQLSRHNARPYFLDYVQHLFTDFFEMCGDRHFGEDPSIVGGFARFDGKTVMLIGHQKGRNTKENMARNFGMPRPEGYRKARRLMELAERMEKPILTFVDTPGAYPGIGAEERGQAEAIAMNLEVMSRLRVPIISTVVGEGGSGGALAIGVGNRVLMFQNSVYSVISPEGCASILFRDATKADKAADAMRPTAPDLLAMKIIDEVIPEPPGGAHRDPAKAAEALGKTLRKHLGQLAELSPDALVRDRYDKFRALGMFSGK, from the coding sequence ATGGCAACCGGCATTGGCTACGCGCTCGACTTCGAGCGCCCGCTCATCGAGCTGGAAAAGAAGATCGAAGAGCTGAAGGTCCTCTCCACCAGCGGCTCCGTGGACTTCTCCTCGGAGATCTCCAAGCTGGAGAAGAAGGCGAAGAAGCTCCAGACGGAGATCTTCAGCGACCTGTCTCGCTGGCAGGTGGTGCAGCTGTCGCGGCACAACGCGCGTCCGTACTTCCTGGACTACGTCCAGCACCTCTTCACGGACTTCTTCGAGATGTGCGGCGACCGCCACTTCGGAGAGGACCCGTCCATCGTCGGCGGCTTCGCGCGCTTCGACGGCAAGACGGTGATGCTCATCGGGCACCAGAAGGGGCGCAACACGAAGGAGAACATGGCGCGCAACTTCGGCATGCCGCGCCCGGAGGGCTACCGCAAGGCGCGCCGGCTGATGGAGCTGGCGGAGCGGATGGAGAAGCCCATCCTCACCTTCGTGGACACGCCGGGCGCGTACCCGGGCATCGGCGCGGAGGAGCGCGGGCAGGCGGAGGCCATCGCCATGAACCTGGAGGTGATGAGCCGGCTGCGCGTGCCCATCATCTCCACCGTGGTGGGCGAGGGCGGCTCCGGCGGCGCGCTGGCCATCGGCGTGGGCAACCGCGTGCTGATGTTCCAGAACAGCGTCTACTCCGTCATCTCCCCGGAGGGCTGCGCCTCCATCCTCTTCCGCGACGCCACCAAGGCGGACAAGGCCGCGGACGCGATGCGCCCCACCGCGCCGGACCTGCTGGCGATGAAGATCATCGACGAGGTGATTCCCGAGCCTCCGGGTGGCGCCCACCGCGACCCGGCCAAGGCGGCCGAGGCGCTGGGCAAGACGCTGCGCAAGCACCTGGGCCAGCTGGCGGAGCTGTCGCCGGACGCGCTGGTGCGCGACCGCTACGACAAGTTCCGCGCGCTCGGCATGTTCTCCGGCAAGTAA
- the hisC gene encoding histidinol-phosphate transaminase — translation MRPLVPPYVETLKAYVPGKPIEETEREYGLTGVIKLASNENPLGPSPRAVEAMRNAATQVHLYPDATSFHLVRRLAAHLGVKPEEVVLGSGSNELIELLMRTFTTPEEDILLCQGSFPAYRISAQAHGRRFVEIPMREGFRYDLEAMARAVTPRTRMVFLANPDNPTGTTFGRKDLETFLAAVPKDVLVIHDEAYAEFVDWPDYASAVELFHAHPNLVGLRTFSKIHGLAGIRLGCAVMDTKLAGYVHRTRMPFNLTVVAQAAGMAALDDTEHVRRTRENNHAGLRYFEQELPKLGVTLTESHANFVFVDCRRPAGAVYEQLLRRGVIVRPVAGNGFPTCLRISVGTPAENARCVSALTEVLS, via the coding sequence ATGCGACCGCTCGTTCCTCCCTATGTGGAGACGCTCAAGGCCTACGTTCCGGGCAAGCCCATCGAAGAGACCGAGCGGGAGTACGGCCTCACCGGCGTCATCAAGCTCGCCTCCAACGAGAACCCGCTGGGCCCGTCGCCCCGCGCGGTGGAGGCCATGCGCAACGCCGCCACCCAGGTGCACCTGTATCCGGACGCCACGAGCTTCCATCTGGTGCGTCGGCTCGCCGCGCACCTGGGCGTGAAGCCGGAGGAGGTCGTCCTGGGCAGCGGCTCCAATGAGCTCATCGAGCTCTTGATGCGCACGTTCACCACGCCGGAGGAGGACATCCTCCTGTGCCAGGGGTCCTTCCCCGCGTACCGCATCTCCGCCCAGGCGCACGGCAGGCGCTTCGTCGAGATCCCCATGCGCGAGGGCTTCCGCTACGACCTGGAGGCCATGGCGCGCGCCGTCACGCCGCGCACGCGGATGGTGTTCCTGGCCAACCCGGACAACCCCACGGGCACCACGTTCGGCCGCAAGGACCTGGAGACGTTCCTGGCGGCGGTGCCGAAGGACGTGCTCGTCATCCACGATGAAGCCTACGCGGAGTTCGTGGACTGGCCCGACTACGCGAGCGCCGTGGAGCTGTTCCACGCGCACCCGAACCTGGTGGGCCTGCGCACCTTCAGCAAGATCCACGGGCTGGCCGGCATCCGGCTGGGCTGCGCGGTGATGGACACGAAGCTCGCGGGATACGTGCACCGCACGCGCATGCCCTTCAACCTCACCGTGGTGGCGCAGGCCGCGGGCATGGCCGCGCTGGATGACACGGAGCATGTGCGCCGCACGCGCGAGAACAACCACGCGGGCCTGCGCTACTTCGAGCAGGAGCTGCCGAAGCTGGGCGTCACCCTGACGGAGAGCCACGCGAACTTCGTCTTCGTCGACTGCCGCCGGCCGGCGGGCGCGGTGTACGAGCAGCTCCTGCGCCGGGGCGTCATCGTCCGGCCCGTGGCGGGCAATGGCTTTCCCACCTGCCTGCGCATCTCCGTGGGCACGCCCGCGGAGAACGCGCGCTGCGTGAGCGCGCTGACGGAGGTCCTGTCGTGA
- the cmk gene encoding (d)CMP kinase — protein sequence MSPRPFIIAIDGPAGAGKSSVSKVLARRLGFALVDTGAIYRCVALMATREGIAFDDDAKLGELLERVRIHFQVVGEENHVFLGGEDVSGEIRTPTISMGASQVSGRPVVRAGLLALQRRLALEAQAGAILEGRDIGTVVFPDADVKFFLAADPEVRARRRFEELFQKGVDSSLEAVLTDQTRRDAADSGREVAPLKAADDAVRVDSSSLPLSEVVTTLEQEIERRRASRGA from the coding sequence GTGAGCCCGCGGCCGTTCATCATCGCCATCGACGGGCCGGCCGGGGCGGGCAAGTCCTCCGTGTCCAAGGTGCTGGCGCGCCGGCTGGGCTTCGCGCTGGTGGACACGGGCGCCATCTACCGCTGCGTGGCGCTGATGGCCACGCGCGAGGGCATCGCGTTCGACGACGACGCGAAGCTGGGCGAGCTGCTGGAGCGCGTGCGCATCCACTTCCAGGTGGTGGGCGAGGAGAACCACGTCTTCCTGGGGGGCGAGGATGTGTCCGGGGAGATCCGCACCCCGACGATTTCGATGGGCGCTTCTCAGGTGTCTGGCCGGCCGGTGGTGCGCGCGGGGCTGCTCGCGCTCCAGCGGCGGCTGGCGCTGGAGGCCCAGGCGGGGGCCATCCTGGAGGGCCGGGACATCGGCACGGTGGTGTTCCCGGACGCGGACGTGAAGTTCTTCCTCGCGGCGGATCCCGAGGTGCGCGCGCGCCGCCGCTTCGAGGAGCTGTTCCAGAAGGGCGTGGACAGCAGCCTGGAGGCCGTCCTCACGGACCAGACGCGGCGCGATGCCGCCGACTCCGGCCGCGAGGTGGCGCCCCTGAAGGCCGCCGACGACGCGGTGCGCGTGGACTCCAGCAGCCTGCCCCTGTCCGAGGTCGTGACGACGCTCGAGCAGGAGATTGAGCGCCGCCGGGCTTCGCGCGGCGCCTGA
- a CDS encoding transglycosylase SLT domain-containing protein, giving the protein MSWTGWVAGWVTGVALGQSPTTLEAVRLHRTDAAALVQAELSACEAAKCPDAGRLGLLAGTLVLSDGDAPLARDLLTRHAAPPPLEAFQAFYLGQARFYAGDPDGAAKDFERSLEKASPALAVRARARLGESLLDAHRPKDAAPVLESAAAAQPTAELLFQRAATREATHNTAGAKADLKAVALRFPTHPYADEALEKLAALKPAVKLTLAEHLQRARGFLSDGAPVRAEEELATAEKRALVKGAPAQAQVALLRAQVFFARGKREEAEKALAVARKGPPAIAAEAALVVARRALRSDDNDKARKLMAALDKAYPSQAAGEEGAFFAAWLDLQGSRFEDATRSFADYEKRYKGSRRRDEAMWFRALAHIRLEQYPQARQALDALVTDFPKTSLAPQARYWMARTDELAGAKAATLGPAYEAVISAAPASFYALLAAERLRELGRTPPAAFPQPPKQLTLPRPPELELAVALTRAGLFRDAADEVQSRVSGLRTADQALPFAHALLQLGEYGHAHVVAARYLWGRAFGAKAPDALAAFYPRAFAQAVEAEATRQALDPFLVWAIMRRESAFRPEVMSAADARGLMQIIPPTATEIAQKMAEPAPAPADLFAPERNIRYGAWYLAQLMKRFAHPALAAAAYNAGPKAAVRWTQERGSMPLDLFVESIPYRETRGYVKQVVADLYLYHRFYEKEGTQSRLAMTVPSPSTEGVSF; this is encoded by the coding sequence ATGAGTTGGACCGGCTGGGTGGCGGGTTGGGTGACGGGGGTGGCGCTGGGACAATCCCCCACGACGCTCGAAGCCGTCCGCCTGCACCGGACCGACGCGGCGGCCCTCGTCCAGGCGGAGCTCAGCGCCTGCGAGGCGGCGAAGTGTCCCGACGCCGGCCGCCTGGGGCTGCTCGCCGGCACGCTCGTCCTCTCCGATGGAGATGCCCCCCTCGCCCGGGACCTGCTCACCCGCCACGCGGCCCCGCCGCCCCTGGAGGCCTTCCAGGCCTTCTACCTGGGGCAGGCGCGCTTCTACGCGGGCGACCCCGATGGCGCGGCGAAGGACTTCGAACGCTCTCTGGAGAAGGCCTCCCCCGCGCTCGCGGTGCGCGCGCGGGCCCGCCTGGGTGAGTCCCTGCTGGACGCCCACCGTCCGAAGGACGCGGCCCCCGTGCTGGAGTCGGCGGCGGCGGCGCAGCCCACCGCGGAGCTGCTCTTCCAGCGCGCGGCGACCCGAGAGGCCACCCACAACACAGCCGGCGCGAAGGCGGACCTGAAGGCCGTGGCGCTGCGCTTCCCCACCCACCCCTACGCCGACGAAGCGCTGGAGAAGCTGGCGGCGCTGAAGCCCGCGGTGAAGCTCACCCTTGCCGAACACCTCCAGCGCGCCAGGGGATTTCTCTCCGACGGCGCTCCGGTCCGGGCCGAGGAGGAGCTGGCGACGGCGGAGAAGCGCGCGCTGGTGAAGGGGGCTCCCGCGCAGGCGCAGGTGGCGCTGCTCCGGGCCCAGGTGTTCTTCGCGCGCGGCAAGCGTGAAGAGGCGGAGAAGGCGCTCGCGGTGGCGCGAAAGGGGCCTCCGGCCATCGCCGCGGAGGCCGCGCTGGTGGTGGCACGCCGGGCGCTGCGCTCCGATGACAACGACAAGGCGCGCAAGTTGATGGCGGCGCTGGACAAGGCCTATCCGTCCCAGGCCGCTGGCGAGGAGGGCGCGTTCTTCGCCGCGTGGCTGGACCTCCAGGGGAGCCGCTTCGAGGACGCGACCCGGTCCTTCGCGGACTACGAGAAGCGCTACAAGGGTTCGCGCCGCCGCGACGAGGCGATGTGGTTCCGCGCGCTGGCGCACATCCGGCTGGAGCAGTACCCGCAGGCACGCCAGGCGCTGGACGCGCTCGTGACGGACTTCCCGAAGACGAGCCTCGCACCCCAGGCTCGCTACTGGATGGCGCGCACGGACGAGCTCGCGGGCGCGAAGGCCGCCACCCTGGGGCCCGCGTACGAGGCGGTCATCAGCGCGGCGCCCGCGTCGTTCTACGCGCTGCTCGCCGCGGAGCGGCTGCGCGAGCTGGGCCGCACGCCACCCGCGGCCTTCCCGCAGCCGCCGAAGCAGCTCACCCTGCCCCGCCCGCCGGAGCTGGAGCTGGCGGTGGCGTTGACGCGCGCGGGGCTCTTCCGCGACGCGGCGGACGAGGTGCAGTCGCGAGTGTCGGGCCTGCGCACGGCGGACCAGGCGCTGCCGTTCGCGCACGCGCTGTTGCAGCTGGGCGAGTACGGCCACGCGCACGTCGTGGCGGCGCGCTACCTGTGGGGCCGGGCCTTTGGCGCGAAGGCGCCGGACGCGCTGGCCGCGTTCTATCCCCGCGCGTTCGCCCAGGCGGTGGAGGCGGAGGCCACCCGGCAGGCGCTGGATCCCTTCCTGGTGTGGGCCATCATGCGGCGCGAGAGCGCGTTCCGCCCGGAGGTGATGAGCGCCGCGGACGCGCGAGGCCTGATGCAGATCATCCCGCCCACCGCGACGGAGATCGCCCAGAAGATGGCGGAGCCCGCGCCCGCGCCGGCGGATCTCTTCGCCCCGGAGCGGAACATCCGCTACGGCGCGTGGTACCTGGCGCAGCTGATGAAGCGCTTCGCGCACCCGGCGCTCGCGGCGGCGGCCTACAACGCGGGCCCCAAGGCGGCGGTGCGCTGGACGCAGGAGCGCGGCAGCATGCCGTTGGACCTCTTCGTGGAGTCCATCCCGTACCGGGAGACGCGCGGTTACGTGAAGCAGGTGGTCGCGGACCTGTACCTGTACCACCGCTTCTACGAGAAGGAAGGCACCCAGTCCCGGCTGGCGATGACGGTGCCCTCCCCCTCCACGGAGGGCGTCAGCTTCTGA
- a CDS encoding CAP domain-containing protein, translating into MTRAALLSLWLAMGSTLPGPAAAASPTVAALAVPEAGAQDALPSLPVETPQSQEARARGHIAREFERVGRRAPSNDKALELAARRLAREALSEFTTGAPDLHTLTEAVSDAGAADPSPKVLVIRAWVRTHAIETFLARKDFNDERTSHFGVGVAFQGERSALVLLLSDRKAELLPFPRALPQEGEARRRLCGRLVSPLRSPQVFITRPDGEVDGVPLTRAPSGTNGFCAPLSFPSPGSYTVEVVGQADAGPEVASLFLVQVGPRASRGEQEATREPTTLAEAREAIYERINSLRRAHRLPELTPDPSLEDVSQRYSTRMATEGFFAHIAPDGSTLTRRLPEGAHYVRAGENLGQASGPLAAHFGIEHSPGHRKNLMDPAFRFMGVGVAFQKVDGRDQAFVTEVFTAASPGAALSADPVSDAYEALSRHRATLKLPPLVRSEALERLAREHARRALSHDEPSAGDGEPSPLHERVFSALPDAGTASVDFFVVGDPSALPESRSLAAATNTRVGVGLVRGDSKRFGQGQYWVAVIYAAVP; encoded by the coding sequence ATGACGCGCGCCGCGCTCCTGAGCCTGTGGCTCGCGATGGGGAGCACCCTGCCGGGCCCCGCGGCCGCCGCCTCGCCGACGGTGGCGGCCCTCGCCGTCCCCGAGGCCGGGGCGCAGGACGCGCTTCCTTCGCTCCCGGTGGAGACGCCCCAGTCGCAGGAGGCTCGGGCCCGGGGGCACATCGCTCGCGAGTTCGAGCGCGTGGGCCGGCGAGCCCCGAGCAACGACAAGGCGCTGGAGCTCGCGGCACGGCGGCTCGCGCGCGAGGCCCTGAGCGAGTTCACCACCGGAGCCCCCGACCTGCACACGCTCACGGAGGCGGTCAGCGACGCGGGCGCGGCGGATCCCTCGCCGAAGGTGCTGGTCATCCGCGCGTGGGTGCGCACGCACGCCATCGAGACGTTCCTCGCCCGCAAGGACTTCAACGACGAGCGCACGAGCCACTTCGGCGTCGGCGTGGCCTTCCAGGGCGAGCGCTCCGCCCTGGTGCTGTTGCTGTCGGACCGCAAGGCGGAGCTCCTCCCCTTCCCCCGCGCCCTGCCGCAGGAGGGGGAGGCGCGCAGGCGGCTCTGCGGGCGGCTCGTGTCTCCGCTGCGAAGCCCCCAGGTCTTCATCACGCGACCGGATGGGGAGGTGGACGGCGTCCCGTTGACTCGCGCGCCCTCCGGCACCAACGGCTTCTGCGCCCCGTTGTCCTTTCCCTCGCCGGGCTCCTACACGGTGGAGGTGGTGGGGCAGGCGGACGCGGGGCCGGAGGTGGCGTCGCTGTTCCTGGTGCAGGTGGGCCCGCGCGCATCCCGGGGCGAGCAGGAAGCCACGCGCGAACCCACCACCCTGGCCGAGGCCCGCGAGGCCATCTACGAGCGCATCAACTCCCTGCGCCGCGCGCACCGGCTCCCGGAGCTGACGCCGGACCCGTCGCTGGAGGACGTCTCTCAGCGCTACAGCACGCGCATGGCCACCGAGGGCTTCTTCGCCCACATCGCGCCAGACGGCTCCACGCTCACGCGCCGGCTGCCGGAGGGCGCGCATTACGTGCGCGCCGGTGAGAACCTGGGCCAGGCATCGGGCCCGCTCGCGGCGCACTTCGGCATCGAGCACAGCCCGGGCCACCGCAAGAACCTGATGGACCCCGCGTTCCGCTTCATGGGCGTGGGGGTGGCCTTCCAGAAGGTGGATGGGCGCGACCAGGCCTTCGTCACGGAGGTCTTCACCGCGGCCTCGCCCGGCGCGGCGCTGTCGGCGGACCCCGTGTCGGATGCCTACGAGGCCCTGTCCCGGCACCGCGCGACGCTCAAGCTGCCCCCCCTGGTGCGCAGCGAGGCGCTGGAGCGGCTGGCGCGCGAACACGCCCGGCGCGCGCTGTCGCACGACGAACCCTCCGCGGGCGACGGCGAGCCCTCCCCCCTGCACGAGCGGGTGTTCTCGGCGCTGCCGGACGCGGGCACGGCGTCCGTGGACTTCTTCGTGGTGGGAGACCCGAGCGCCCTGCCGGAGTCACGCAGCCTCGCGGCCGCCACCAACACCCGCGTGGGCGTGGGGCTGGTGCGCGGCGACTCCAAGCGCTTCGGCCAGGGTCAATACTGGGTGGCCGTCATCTACGCCGCGGTCCCGTGA
- a CDS encoding DciA family protein: MARSEPKTMQSLLPRVLARLAGESGRASSLTPLWVAAVGENIARHSRPHHLDGTTLIISVENAEWAHVLTRQADSLCERLNEKLGSGTVAALAFQLETR, from the coding sequence ATGGCGCGCAGCGAGCCGAAGACCATGCAGAGCCTGCTTCCCCGGGTGCTGGCGCGACTGGCCGGGGAGTCGGGCCGCGCGTCCTCGCTGACGCCCCTCTGGGTCGCCGCGGTGGGAGAGAACATCGCGCGCCACAGCCGCCCGCACCACCTGGACGGCACCACGCTGATCATCAGCGTGGAGAACGCCGAGTGGGCCCACGTCCTCACCCGCCAGGCGGACTCCCTGTGCGAGCGGCTCAACGAGAAGCTGGGGTCGGGCACCGTGGCGGCGCTCGCCTTCCAGTTGGAGACGCGATGA
- a CDS encoding carboxypeptidase regulatory-like domain-containing protein, which translates to MRPIPHPVRSPGLVFACLLACAMGCGMYASDAPGIFGGKNDDACTVDQDCADPALFFCNTALSRCEAACRSDDDCSVTRRGELHAIAACELQSLGCRCDASRCVPALCTGDALCANGEVCRDGTCGPPPPVSSVAACRVVPERVIAPAGTPLRFEAWVSDVRGQPVVLREGLTWTALSTRVKGEATSTGASFTLESAGVELESVEARVGGVSCRARVTVLPKLTAQGQVRVVVTDGLTGLPVEGAAVVVADVAGSTTARETTDAQGVAVVASRNDSTVSVFHPDFGYLTVANYEMNGSRDLRLPLRRNPADREGGVRTLFTHFAPTGAAGALALGMTGLSVPGLLSEAAPGQQVGPERSVELMLGGAKRSFQVPGNVWVRGLGVTAPESVDSPGLAGVCDAALKDVTEPEEAMRGGACGTRAAWALTAQVPSGELPAGMMEPGVDPLLLLARALPPSGRFSSVVSRDVQFTLRPPGAGEPSRLAPVVQDFQQVPLAFPFVVRVPSLPRFRDGFLERTVVMGSVVAPGRGMVPLGLGAAINVNPADPNTDTQPGLSTPGLVRVRMAPAHHGLEGQAYRLLALASSGPLGGELPAGVATSALMTALDAPHFDPDGTQPVTFPDAFLAVPEGARYNPDAFIWHGLLPREWRMDTPVPSATLVRGTFTNMAGRRWSIWLDARRATSGVRLPVPPAGFEDRTFQGDTEGSRASLSVEALSMATPEGKAPSLSALAESGGLAPEPLAAATHGASTLHYGRPQVAWLEPAEGAALARGATVRVRVEGFQVGPGTSATDEGGVLITVHGGGVGCDGAMLRGDLATRAGEVTLVLPAQCSGPEVTLVASLVDSLGVSLRPAVSAARTVRVP; encoded by the coding sequence ATGCGTCCCATCCCCCATCCGGTCCGGTCCCCCGGCCTCGTGTTCGCATGCCTGCTGGCGTGCGCCATGGGCTGCGGGATGTACGCCTCGGACGCGCCCGGCATCTTCGGCGGGAAGAACGACGATGCGTGCACGGTGGATCAGGACTGCGCGGATCCCGCGCTGTTCTTCTGCAACACGGCCCTGTCTCGCTGTGAAGCCGCGTGCCGCTCGGACGACGACTGTTCGGTGACGCGCCGGGGGGAGCTGCACGCCATCGCCGCCTGTGAGCTCCAGTCGCTGGGCTGTCGCTGTGACGCCAGCCGCTGCGTGCCCGCCCTCTGCACCGGGGACGCCCTGTGCGCGAACGGGGAGGTCTGCCGCGACGGCACCTGCGGTCCGCCCCCGCCCGTGTCCTCCGTCGCGGCCTGCCGCGTGGTCCCGGAGCGGGTCATCGCACCCGCGGGCACGCCCTTGCGCTTCGAGGCCTGGGTGTCCGACGTCAGGGGCCAGCCCGTGGTCCTGCGCGAGGGCCTCACCTGGACCGCCCTCTCCACGCGGGTGAAGGGAGAGGCCACGAGCACCGGGGCCTCGTTCACGCTGGAGTCGGCCGGGGTGGAGTTGGAGTCCGTGGAGGCCCGGGTGGGCGGCGTCAGCTGCCGGGCGCGCGTCACCGTGCTCCCCAAGCTCACGGCCCAGGGACAGGTGCGGGTGGTGGTGACGGACGGGCTCACCGGGCTCCCCGTCGAAGGGGCCGCGGTGGTGGTGGCGGATGTCGCGGGCAGCACCACGGCCCGAGAGACGACGGATGCGCAAGGCGTGGCCGTGGTCGCCTCCCGGAACGATTCGACCGTGTCCGTCTTCCACCCGGACTTCGGCTACCTCACCGTGGCGAACTACGAGATGAACGGTTCGCGCGACCTGCGGCTGCCCCTGCGCCGCAACCCGGCGGATCGCGAGGGTGGGGTGCGCACCCTGTTCACCCACTTCGCTCCGACGGGGGCGGCGGGCGCGCTGGCGCTGGGGATGACGGGGCTGTCGGTCCCCGGGCTCCTATCGGAGGCCGCCCCCGGGCAGCAGGTGGGGCCCGAGCGCTCCGTGGAGCTCATGCTGGGCGGCGCGAAGCGTTCCTTCCAGGTGCCCGGCAACGTCTGGGTGCGCGGCTTGGGCGTCACGGCGCCGGAGTCCGTCGACTCGCCTGGCCTGGCCGGGGTGTGCGACGCGGCGCTCAAGGACGTGACGGAGCCGGAGGAGGCCATGCGCGGGGGCGCCTGTGGCACGCGCGCCGCCTGGGCGCTGACCGCGCAGGTTCCCTCGGGAGAACTGCCCGCGGGGATGATGGAGCCGGGCGTGGATCCGCTGCTGCTGCTGGCTCGCGCGCTGCCGCCTTCGGGGCGGTTCTCCTCCGTCGTCTCGCGCGACGTGCAGTTCACGCTGCGGCCACCGGGGGCGGGGGAGCCGTCGCGTCTGGCTCCGGTGGTGCAAGACTTCCAGCAGGTGCCGCTGGCCTTCCCGTTCGTGGTGCGCGTCCCCTCGCTCCCTCGCTTCCGTGACGGCTTTCTGGAGCGCACCGTGGTGATGGGCTCCGTGGTCGCGCCCGGACGGGGCATGGTGCCGCTGGGCCTGGGCGCCGCCATCAACGTCAACCCGGCGGATCCGAACACGGACACGCAGCCGGGGCTGTCCACGCCAGGGCTCGTGCGCGTGCGCATGGCGCCAGCCCACCACGGCCTGGAGGGGCAGGCGTACCGGCTGCTCGCGCTCGCGTCGTCAGGTCCGCTGGGGGGCGAGCTGCCCGCGGGCGTGGCCACCAGCGCGCTGATGACCGCCCTGGACGCGCCCCACTTCGATCCCGATGGCACGCAGCCGGTGACGTTCCCGGACGCGTTCCTCGCCGTCCCGGAGGGCGCTCGCTACAACCCCGACGCCTTCATCTGGCACGGACTGCTGCCTCGGGAGTGGCGCATGGACACCCCGGTGCCGTCGGCGACGCTCGTGCGCGGGACCTTCACCAACATGGCCGGGCGGCGCTGGTCGATCTGGCTGGATGCCCGCCGCGCCACCTCTGGCGTCCGGCTCCCCGTGCCTCCCGCGGGCTTCGAGGACCGCACCTTCCAGGGCGACACGGAGGGCTCGCGCGCGTCCCTGTCGGTGGAGGCCCTGTCCATGGCCACGCCCGAGGGCAAGGCGCCGAGCCTCTCCGCGCTGGCGGAGTCGGGTGGGCTCGCGCCCGAACCACTCGCCGCGGCCACCCATGGCGCGTCCACGCTGCACTACGGGCGGCCCCAGGTGGCGTGGCTCGAGCCCGCGGAGGGGGCGGCCCTGGCGCGCGGCGCGACCGTGCGCGTCCGGGTGGAGGGTTTCCAGGTGGGGCCCGGAACCTCCGCCACGGACGAAGGCGGGGTGCTGATCACCGTGCACGGCGGTGGCGTGGGCTGTGACGGCGCGATGCTCCGCGGCGACCTGGCCACTCGGGCGGGGGAGGTGACGCTCGTGCTGCCCGCCCAGTGCTCCGGGCCGGAGGTGACGCTCGTGGCGTCACTGGTGGATTCGCTCGGGGTGTCGCTGCGTCCGGCGGTCAGCGCCGCGCGCACCGTGCGGGTGCCCTGA
- a CDS encoding GGDEF domain-containing protein yields the protein MGQKETVVTVISKISERPVNLDAALVVIYGLDLGRKFDLTREETLIGRSSKADIQIDQEAVSRNHARITNTTKGVRIEDLGSTNGTFVNDDVASGGRSLQNGDLVKIGRTIFKFIAGGNIEAAYHDEIYRLTTMDGLTQIYNRRYFDEQLDREISRSRRYERVLSLVMLDLDHFKEVNDTYGHLAGDSVLKQLASTVRTRIRREDVFARYGGEEFALLLPEIHLTGARQLAEKVRKLVERQRFEFDKQVIPVTLSVGVATLEPHHREPSELVRAADEHLFEAKSQGRNRVCG from the coding sequence ATGGGCCAGAAGGAGACGGTCGTCACCGTCATCTCGAAGATCTCCGAGCGGCCCGTCAATCTGGACGCGGCGCTGGTGGTCATCTACGGCCTGGATCTGGGCCGCAAGTTCGACCTGACCCGCGAAGAGACGCTGATCGGCCGGTCGTCCAAGGCGGACATCCAGATTGATCAGGAGGCCGTGAGCCGCAACCACGCCCGGATCACCAACACGACCAAGGGCGTGCGCATCGAGGACCTGGGCTCCACCAATGGCACGTTCGTCAACGACGACGTGGCGTCGGGGGGGCGGTCGCTCCAGAACGGCGACCTGGTGAAGATTGGCCGCACGATCTTCAAGTTCATCGCGGGCGGCAACATCGAGGCGGCGTACCACGACGAGATCTACCGGCTGACCACGATGGACGGCCTCACGCAGATCTACAACCGCCGCTACTTCGACGAGCAGCTGGACCGGGAGATCTCACGCAGCCGCCGCTACGAGCGCGTGCTGTCGCTGGTGATGCTGGACCTGGATCACTTCAAGGAAGTCAACGACACCTACGGCCACCTCGCGGGGGACTCGGTGCTCAAGCAGCTGGCGTCCACGGTGCGCACGCGCATCCGGCGCGAGGACGTCTTCGCCCGCTACGGCGGCGAGGAGTTCGCCCTGCTGCTGCCGGAGATCCACCTCACCGGGGCCCGCCAGCTCGCGGAGAAGGTGCGCAAGCTGGTGGAGCGACAGCGCTTCGAGTTCGACAAGCAGGTCATCCCCGTCACGCTGTCCGTGGGCGTGGCCACGCTGGAGCCGCACCACCGCGAGCCCTCGGAGCTGGTGCGCGCCGCGGACGAACACCTCTTCGAGGCCAAGAGCCAGGGGCGCAACCGCGTCTGCGGCTGA